The following are encoded together in the Pseudomonas maumuensis genome:
- a CDS encoding TonB-dependent siderophore receptor: MIRPCSPRNATLRHAIHAAALGLGMACAGVLPPVAVAAPASQSQQRDWNIPAGPLAAALDQLARQGGLNLSYDAGSLQGKTTQGVQGRHDSAQALQILLQGSDVQVQQESEKSFLLIPALEVGDALQLGATSISSNRLGETTEHSGSYTTGAVTIGKTPQSIRHTPQSVTVVTRQRIDDQNITNLTNLLEQTPGVVVNLTDSERVQYYSRGYQIDAIQYDGATVVQSSGGGSFIQSDSAILDRAEILRGATGMLRGAGNPSGTVNLVRKRPTYEFQGEGSVTLGTWDAQRYVADLSGPLTETGNVRGRVIAVHDEKDHFQQSRQERKDVLYGVMAFDLDDSTTLTTGLEWTQLDATGAWGNLPADYDGSPLPFGRSTYLGADWNRWNRSNLQTFAELEHRFDNDWTLKLMAQRTHFELDDNGFKQTYFSRATGTANPTRNPYLMSYQVTEGDGGESLQNNLSATLNGPFDLLGRSHELMLGVERIRNDSYASATNNVQSGVFDIRTWDPKTSLANPSINITAHPVRTRTTQEGAYATWRISLADPLTAIIGARANWYDYEQENNTKANGKFSVDNEIVPYAALIYDLNDNFSTYASYTEIFNPQTNTDAAGSVLEPVTGEAYETGIKGEFYEGRLNTSLAFFRIYQVGNALDDLSGPNPCLPNYTSGYCKVAAGKNRSQGFELEISGEVLPGWNVTGGYTYNTTEYLKDTTGNNGNPIRTTDPKRMLRLFTSYRLPGELQAWTVGGGVQAQSAIYNRSGTAEASQSGYAVYNAMVNYRFNDNYSLQLNANNLFDKKYYRQVAPTPTGYYWGDPRNVSVTLRGSF; the protein is encoded by the coding sequence ATGATTCGCCCGTGTTCCCCTCGCAACGCCACCCTGCGCCATGCCATCCACGCTGCCGCCCTCGGCCTGGGCATGGCCTGCGCAGGCGTGCTGCCGCCAGTCGCCGTCGCCGCGCCCGCCAGCCAGAGCCAGCAGCGCGACTGGAACATCCCCGCCGGCCCGTTGGCCGCCGCGCTGGACCAGCTGGCGCGCCAGGGCGGGCTGAACCTGTCGTACGACGCCGGCAGCCTGCAGGGCAAGACCACTCAAGGCGTGCAGGGCCGCCATGACAGTGCGCAGGCGTTGCAGATCCTGCTGCAGGGCAGCGATGTGCAGGTCCAGCAGGAAAGCGAAAAGAGCTTCCTGCTGATACCCGCCCTGGAGGTGGGCGATGCCCTGCAACTGGGCGCCACCAGCATCTCCAGCAACCGCCTGGGCGAGACCACCGAGCACAGCGGCTCCTACACCACCGGGGCGGTCACCATCGGCAAGACGCCACAGAGCATCCGCCACACGCCGCAATCGGTGACCGTGGTCACCCGCCAGCGCATCGACGACCAGAACATCACCAACCTCACCAACCTGCTCGAGCAGACCCCAGGCGTGGTGGTCAACCTGACCGACAGTGAGCGGGTGCAGTACTACTCGCGCGGCTACCAGATCGACGCCATCCAGTACGACGGCGCCACCGTGGTGCAGAGCAGCGGCGGTGGTTCGTTCATCCAGAGCGATTCGGCGATCCTCGACCGCGCCGAGATCCTGCGCGGCGCCACCGGCATGCTGCGCGGCGCCGGCAACCCCTCCGGCACCGTCAACCTGGTGCGCAAGCGCCCCACCTATGAATTTCAGGGCGAAGGCAGCGTCACCCTCGGCACCTGGGATGCCCAGCGCTACGTCGCCGACCTTTCCGGCCCCTTGACCGAGACTGGCAACGTGCGTGGCCGGGTGATCGCGGTGCATGACGAGAAGGACCACTTCCAGCAATCGCGCCAGGAGCGCAAGGATGTGCTGTACGGGGTCATGGCCTTCGATCTCGACGACAGCACCACCCTGACCACTGGCCTCGAGTGGACCCAGCTCGACGCCACCGGCGCCTGGGGCAACCTGCCGGCCGACTACGACGGCTCGCCACTGCCGTTCGGCCGCAGCACCTACCTGGGCGCCGACTGGAACCGCTGGAACCGCAGCAACCTGCAGACCTTCGCCGAGCTCGAGCATCGTTTCGACAACGACTGGACGCTCAAGCTGATGGCCCAGCGCACCCACTTCGAGCTGGATGACAACGGCTTCAAGCAGACCTACTTCAGCCGTGCCACCGGCACCGCCAACCCGACCCGCAACCCTTACCTGATGAGCTACCAGGTAACCGAAGGCGATGGCGGCGAGAGCCTGCAGAACAACCTCAGCGCCACCCTCAACGGCCCGTTCGACCTGCTGGGCCGCAGCCACGAGCTGATGCTGGGCGTCGAGCGCATCCGCAACGACTCCTACGCCTCGGCCACCAACAATGTGCAATCGGGCGTGTTCGACATCCGCACCTGGGACCCGAAGACAAGTCTGGCCAACCCGAGCATCAACATCACCGCCCACCCGGTGCGCACCCGCACCACCCAGGAAGGCGCCTACGCCACTTGGCGCATCTCCCTGGCCGATCCGCTCACCGCGATCATCGGCGCCCGCGCCAACTGGTACGACTACGAGCAGGAAAACAACACCAAGGCCAACGGCAAGTTCAGCGTCGACAACGAGATCGTGCCCTACGCCGCGCTGATCTACGACCTCAACGACAACTTCAGCACCTACGCCAGCTACACCGAGATCTTCAACCCGCAGACCAACACCGATGCCGCCGGCTCCGTGCTCGAGCCGGTCACCGGCGAAGCCTACGAGACCGGGATCAAGGGCGAGTTCTACGAGGGCCGGCTGAACACCTCGCTGGCGTTCTTCCGCATCTACCAGGTCGGCAACGCACTGGACGACCTCAGCGGGCCGAACCCGTGCCTGCCCAACTACACCAGCGGCTATTGCAAGGTCGCCGCGGGCAAGAACCGCAGCCAGGGCTTCGAGCTGGAGATTTCCGGCGAAGTGCTGCCGGGCTGGAACGTGACCGGCGGCTACACCTACAACACCACCGAATACCTCAAGGACACCACCGGCAACAACGGCAACCCGATCCGCACCACCGACCCCAAGCGCATGCTGCGCCTGTTCACCAGCTATCGCCTGCCGGGCGAGCTGCAGGCCTGGACCGTGGGCGGCGGCGTGCAGGCGCAGAGCGCCATCTACAACCGCAGCGGCACAGCCGAAGCTTCGCAGTCGGGGTATGCGGTGTACAACGCGATGGTGAACTACCGCTTCAACGACAACTATTCGTTGCAGTTGAACGCCAACAACCTGTTCGACAAGAAGTACTACCGCCAGGTGGCGCCGACGCCGACCGGGTACTACTGGGGCGATCCGCGCAATGTGTCGGTGACCTTGCGCGGATCGTTCTGA
- a CDS encoding FecR domain-containing protein, which translates to MPTPDQIPTQAQVDQAIEWLVKLRYDSPGPRTEQQFQRWLASHPQHAQAWQRVSSLGDELASLPAELSRQTLAGTERRRMSRRDHLKLLSVLALGGAAGWAAREPLGLSAWMADSRTATGERRELLGSDGSLIRLNTASAIDLRYSADQRRLTLLRGEISLDSNANDNRPFSIDTPVGALGTQGGQLLLRENAQGLLVAVRRGEVTLFPASSAAHSVKPGEVLQVFAQGEYQPATLHGDPWGWTDGVLSVQQMPLGEFIDELSRYRPGVLRCAPEVAGLKVSGTYQLADTDQVLLLVARSLPVRIDYRTRYWVSIGAA; encoded by the coding sequence ATGCCGACGCCTGACCAGATACCGACCCAGGCCCAGGTCGACCAGGCCATCGAATGGCTGGTCAAACTGCGCTACGACAGCCCCGGCCCACGCACCGAACAGCAGTTCCAGCGCTGGCTGGCCAGCCACCCGCAGCATGCCCAGGCGTGGCAGCGGGTCAGCAGCCTCGGTGACGAACTGGCCAGCCTGCCCGCCGAGTTGAGTCGGCAGACCCTCGCCGGTACCGAGCGCCGACGCATGAGCCGGCGCGACCATCTCAAGCTGCTGTCGGTATTGGCCCTGGGTGGCGCCGCTGGCTGGGCGGCGCGCGAACCGCTGGGCCTGTCGGCCTGGATGGCCGACAGCCGCACCGCCACCGGCGAGCGCCGTGAACTGCTCGGCAGCGACGGCAGCCTGATCCGCCTGAACACCGCCAGTGCCATCGACCTGCGCTACAGCGCCGACCAACGCCGCCTGACCCTGCTGCGCGGCGAAATCAGCCTAGACAGCAACGCCAACGACAACCGCCCATTCAGCATCGACACCCCGGTCGGCGCTCTGGGCACCCAGGGCGGCCAGCTGTTGTTGCGCGAAAATGCCCAGGGCCTGCTGGTGGCCGTGCGCCGGGGCGAGGTGACGTTGTTCCCCGCTTCCAGCGCCGCACATTCAGTCAAGCCTGGCGAGGTGCTGCAAGTGTTCGCCCAGGGCGAATACCAACCCGCCACCTTGCATGGCGACCCCTGGGGCTGGACCGACGGCGTGCTCAGCGTGCAGCAGATGCCCCTCGGCGAGTTCATCGACGAGCTATCGCGCTACCGCCCCGGCGTATTGCGCTGCGCGCCGGAGGTGGCCGGGCTGAAGGTTTCCGGCACCTACCAGCTGGCCGACACCGATCAGGTCCTGCTCCTGGTCGCCCGCAGCCTGCCAGTGCGCATCGACTACCGCACACGCTATTGGGTGAGCATCGGCGCCGCCTGA
- a CDS encoding sigma-70 family RNA polymerase sigma factor, whose product MQIEDTLKPAEVDLLYQAHHRWLRGWLGARVGCRENAADLAQDTFVRLLKARQASPLKEPRAYLSSIARGLMIDQFRRRALEKAYLESLANLPEQEAPSEEQRLLILDTLERLDLALQRLKPRARQAFLLAQLDGLILAQIAQRLDVSRATVERDLAKALGVCYRMRYADA is encoded by the coding sequence ATGCAGATCGAAGACACGCTGAAACCGGCCGAGGTCGATCTGCTCTATCAGGCCCATCACCGCTGGCTGCGCGGCTGGCTCGGCGCCCGGGTGGGTTGCAGGGAGAACGCCGCCGACCTGGCCCAGGACACTTTCGTGCGCCTGCTCAAGGCGCGCCAGGCCTCGCCGCTCAAAGAGCCACGCGCCTACCTGAGCAGCATCGCCCGTGGCCTGATGATCGACCAGTTCCGCCGTCGCGCCCTGGAAAAAGCCTACCTGGAAAGCCTGGCCAACCTGCCGGAACAAGAGGCACCCAGCGAGGAGCAACGCCTGTTGATCCTCGACACCCTCGAGCGCCTCGACCTTGCCCTGCAACGCCTCAAGCCACGGGCCCGCCAGGCCTTCCTGCTGGCCCAGCTCGACGGCCTCATCCTGGCACAGATCGCCCAGCGCCTGGATGTTTCCCGGGCCACCGTGGAACGCGACCTGGCCAAGGCCCTGGGCGTCTGCTACCGGATGCGCTATGCCGACGCCTGA
- a CDS encoding DNA-3-methyladenine glycosylase family protein, producing the protein MILADLSPQAFADASAWLAGQDADWARHIAAVGPCLHRATPGREPYEALVRAIAYQQLHARAAEAILGRLLALFPDGAFPSPRQLLAVTPEAMRACGLSASKIATVHGIAQARVEGVVPSREEALHMSDAALVERLVALRGVGRWTVEMLLIYSLERSDILPVDDFGVREGYRSMKGLDKAPTPAQMRVLGGAWSPYRTVAAWYLWRA; encoded by the coding sequence ATGATTCTTGCAGACCTTTCCCCGCAGGCCTTTGCCGATGCCTCTGCCTGGCTGGCCGGGCAGGATGCGGACTGGGCGCGGCATATTGCCGCCGTGGGGCCCTGCCTGCATCGGGCCACCCCCGGGCGCGAGCCGTACGAAGCGCTGGTGCGGGCCATCGCCTACCAGCAGTTGCATGCGCGGGCGGCCGAGGCGATCCTCGGGCGACTGCTGGCGTTGTTCCCGGATGGAGCGTTTCCCTCGCCCAGACAGTTGCTGGCGGTGACGCCGGAGGCGATGCGCGCCTGTGGGCTATCCGCGAGCAAGATCGCCACGGTCCACGGGATCGCCCAGGCGCGTGTGGAGGGTGTGGTGCCCAGCCGGGAAGAGGCGCTGCATATGTCGGATGCTGCACTGGTCGAGCGTCTGGTGGCGTTGCGCGGAGTGGGGCGTTGGACGGTGGAGATGCTGCTGATCTATAGCCTGGAGCGATCGGATATCCTGCCGGTGGACGACTTCGGCGTGCGCGAGGGGTATCGGAGCATGAAGGGCCTGGACAAGGCGCCGACGCCCGCGCAGATGCGGGTTTTGGGCGGGGCGTGGAGCCCGTACCGTACCGTGGCGGCCTGGTACCTGTGGCGGGCTTGA
- the ada gene encoding bifunctional DNA-binding transcriptional regulator/O6-methylguanine-DNA methyltransferase Ada produces MNHAPTTYTTDAERWHAVQSRDTAATGHFVYAVRTTGVYCQPACKSRLAKRENVEFFADPGQAEAAGYRACKRCKAGQGSRRTDLVARACRLIEASETAPNLDQLGSELNVSPFHLHRLFKAETGLTPKAYASAFRAQRLRQRLDAADSVTEAIYDAGYNSNSRFYESAAERLGMRPREYRAGGQGATIHFAVAQCSLGAILVAQSERGICAILLGDEPEPLLKDLQDKFPKARLIGGDDTFERLVAEVIGFVEAPALGLALPLDVQGTAFQERVWQALREVPPGTTVSYTDIAERIGAPKAVRAVAQACAANAIAVAIPCHRVVRRDGDLSGYRWGIERKRQLLDRETALS; encoded by the coding sequence ATGAACCACGCCCCGACCACCTACACCACCGACGCTGAACGCTGGCACGCCGTGCAGTCCCGCGACACCGCCGCGACCGGCCATTTCGTCTATGCCGTGCGCACCACCGGCGTCTACTGCCAGCCCGCCTGCAAGTCGCGCCTGGCCAAGCGTGAGAACGTCGAGTTCTTTGCCGACCCCGGCCAGGCCGAGGCAGCCGGCTACCGCGCCTGCAAGCGCTGCAAGGCCGGGCAGGGCAGCCGGCGCACCGACTTGGTGGCCCGCGCCTGTCGCCTGATCGAGGCCAGTGAAACCGCGCCCAACCTCGACCAGCTCGGCAGCGAGCTGAACGTCAGCCCCTTCCATCTGCATCGCCTGTTCAAGGCCGAGACCGGCCTGACCCCCAAGGCCTACGCTTCGGCCTTCCGCGCCCAACGTCTGCGCCAGCGCCTGGATGCTGCCGACAGCGTCACCGAGGCCATCTACGACGCGGGCTACAACTCCAACAGCCGGTTTTACGAGAGCGCCGCCGAGCGGCTGGGCATGCGCCCGCGGGAGTACCGTGCCGGCGGCCAGGGGGCCACCATCCATTTTGCCGTGGCCCAGTGCTCGCTGGGAGCGATCTTGGTGGCCCAGAGCGAGCGCGGCATCTGCGCGATCCTGCTGGGTGACGAGCCCGAGCCCTTGCTCAAGGACCTGCAGGACAAATTCCCCAAGGCCCGGCTGATCGGCGGCGATGACACCTTCGAGCGGCTGGTGGCCGAGGTGATCGGCTTCGTCGAGGCGCCGGCGCTGGGCCTGGCGTTGCCCCTGGATGTGCAGGGCACGGCGTTTCAGGAGCGGGTCTGGCAAGCGCTGCGCGAGGTGCCGCCCGGGACCACGGTCAGCTACACCGACATCGCCGAGCGTATCGGCGCGCCCAAGGCCGTGCGGGCGGTGGCCCAGGCCTGCGCGGCCAACGCGATCGCCGTGGCCATTCCCTGTCATCGGGTGGTGCGCCGTGACGGCGACCTCAGTGGCTACCGCTGGGGCATCGAGCGCAAGCGTCAGTTGCTGGACCGAGAGACGGCACTCTCCTGA
- a CDS encoding DUF3772 domain-containing protein, with protein sequence MRRVSLDRFYAGIFALLLCLAVPAWAAPATPASRLAVAEQQVLDENASLEELSERLDQIRQGVTSNANDDLLAQLRQSALQVQRQADVLATQRTADVQRLDDQLNVLGPPMAEEAESLTRQRKQLTDEKNKVVAEQKDATTLTQSARDLSTQIVNLRRSLFNSQITSRAASPLSPAFWSSLIRPTDDDVARLRDLRGEVSDAMASAFSAEHRWLFITALVAAVLVWTLVRRLLERLLADAMIRWLPEGRLRRSALALSVSLATLGTISGSVSLLRWGLESSAELGTDLASLTNHILALVIFSAFISGLGRAMLMLQRPSWRLPPIADEVASALGWFPKVLALALMVLLTQERINSVIGTSLALTLATNGVTALVVSLLFVVALLRYRRAHRLHDLERPKGLAGLIPFVIVVWVAAVLLTLLAGYLTLAYFLTAKLLWVSVVVTCAYLLVTVFGDLCETLLSPRQPGGLALASALGLQQRHQAQASTVLAGIGRTLLLFAAALLIFMPSGTSPGELLLSLADWDGTGGKVLGNLNIVPQDIFLAVAIFLGGWFAIRVVKRWLSERLLPETDMDAGMRASLVTLVGYLGFLFLAMLVMSTLHINLTSLTWVVSALSVGIGFGLQQIVQNFISGLILLTERPVKVGDWVSLAGVEGDIRRINVRATEIQMSDRSTVIVPNSQFISQNVRNVTMANALGVVGITLTLPLETDPAKVREVLLAAYKEHESILDAPATSVTFKDLTSSGMVIGVSGYVASPRQVSGTRSDLLFTILGRLREEGIALSSPASMVLVQENVRQADEPA encoded by the coding sequence ATGAGGCGTGTCAGCCTTGACCGATTCTATGCGGGGATTTTCGCCCTGCTGTTGTGCCTGGCCGTCCCGGCCTGGGCTGCCCCGGCCACGCCGGCATCGCGCCTGGCCGTGGCCGAGCAGCAGGTGCTGGACGAGAACGCCAGCCTGGAAGAGTTGAGCGAACGACTCGACCAGATCCGCCAGGGCGTCACCAGTAACGCCAACGACGACCTGCTCGCGCAGTTGCGCCAGTCGGCCCTGCAGGTGCAACGCCAGGCCGATGTGCTGGCCACCCAGCGCACCGCCGACGTGCAGCGCCTGGACGACCAGCTCAACGTGCTCGGCCCGCCCATGGCCGAAGAGGCCGAGAGCCTGACGCGGCAGCGCAAGCAGCTCACTGACGAAAAGAACAAGGTGGTCGCCGAGCAGAAGGACGCCACCACGTTGACCCAGTCGGCCCGTGACCTGTCCACGCAGATCGTCAACCTGCGCCGCAGCCTGTTCAACTCGCAGATCACCAGCCGCGCCGCCAGCCCGTTGAGCCCGGCGTTCTGGTCGAGCCTGATCCGCCCCACCGACGACGACGTGGCGCGCCTGCGCGACCTGCGCGGCGAGGTATCGGATGCCATGGCCAGCGCCTTCAGCGCCGAACACCGCTGGTTGTTCATCACCGCGCTGGTGGCGGCGGTGCTGGTCTGGACTCTGGTACGGCGGCTGCTGGAGCGCCTGTTGGCCGATGCGATGATCCGCTGGCTGCCTGAAGGCCGCCTGCGCCGCAGCGCCCTGGCCCTGAGCGTCAGCCTGGCCACGCTGGGCACCATCTCCGGCTCGGTGTCGCTGCTGCGTTGGGGCCTGGAGAGCAGCGCCGAACTGGGTACCGACCTCGCCAGCCTGACCAACCATATCCTGGCGTTGGTGATCTTCAGTGCCTTCATCTCGGGCCTGGGCCGCGCCATGCTGATGCTGCAGCGCCCGTCCTGGCGCCTGCCGCCGATCGCCGACGAGGTGGCCAGCGCCTTGGGCTGGTTCCCCAAGGTGCTGGCCCTGGCGTTGATGGTGCTGCTGACCCAGGAGCGCATCAACAGCGTGATCGGCACCAGCCTGGCGCTGACCCTGGCGACCAACGGCGTGACAGCGCTGGTGGTGTCGCTGCTGTTCGTCGTGGCGCTGCTGCGCTATCGCCGCGCCCACCGCCTGCACGACCTGGAACGCCCCAAGGGTCTGGCCGGGCTGATCCCGTTCGTGATCGTGGTGTGGGTGGCGGCGGTTCTGCTGACCCTGCTCGCCGGCTACCTGACGCTTGCCTACTTCCTCACCGCCAAGCTGCTGTGGGTCAGTGTGGTGGTGACCTGCGCCTACCTGCTGGTGACCGTGTTCGGCGACCTGTGCGAAACCCTGCTGTCGCCGCGCCAGCCTGGTGGCCTGGCGCTGGCCTCGGCGCTGGGCCTGCAGCAACGCCACCAGGCCCAGGCCAGCACGGTGCTGGCGGGCATCGGCCGCACACTGCTGCTGTTTGCCGCCGCGTTGCTGATATTCATGCCATCGGGCACCAGCCCCGGCGAGCTGCTGCTGAGCCTGGCGGACTGGGACGGCACCGGTGGCAAGGTGCTGGGCAACCTGAACATCGTGCCCCAGGACATCTTCCTGGCGGTGGCGATCTTCCTCGGTGGCTGGTTCGCCATTCGCGTGGTCAAGCGCTGGCTGAGCGAACGGCTGCTGCCGGAAACCGACATGGACGCCGGCATGCGCGCCTCGCTGGTGACCCTGGTCGGCTACCTGGGCTTCCTGTTCCTGGCCATGCTGGTGATGTCCACCCTGCACATCAACCTGACCAGCCTGACCTGGGTAGTCAGTGCGCTGTCGGTGGGTATCGGTTTCGGCCTGCAGCAGATCGTGCAGAACTTCATCTCCGGCCTGATCCTGCTTACCGAGCGTCCGGTGAAGGTGGGTGACTGGGTGAGCCTGGCGGGTGTCGAGGGTGATATTCGCCGGATCAACGTGCGCGCCACGGAAATCCAAATGTCCGACCGCTCGACGGTGATCGTGCCCAATTCGCAGTTCATCTCGCAGAACGTGCGCAACGTGACCATGGCCAATGCCCTTGGGGTGGTGGGCATCACCCTGACGCTGCCGCTGGAGACCGACCCTGCGAAAGTGCGTGAGGTGTTGCTGGCGGCGTACAAGGAGCACGAGTCGATCCTCGACGCGCCGGCCACCTCGGTGACCTTCAAGGACCTGACCAGCAGTGGCATGGTCATCGGTGTGAGCGGCTATGTCGCGTCGCCGAGGCAGGTATCGGGCACGCGCAGCGACCTGCTATTCACCATTCTCGGGCGCTTGCGTGAAGAGGGCATCGCCCTGTCGTCGCCGGCGAGCATGGTGCTGGTGCAGGAGAACGTTCGCCAGGCCGACGAACCGGCATAA
- a CDS encoding aldehyde dehydrogenase family protein, translated as MTTPHYIDGRWVEGQGSDCIVVHNPSDGQPFAELMAASSAQVDQAVAAARRALTSWKTVSATERANYLRGFAEQLGQRRDDLIALQMRNNGKPRHEAEIDLDDAIATFAYYADLAEQLPAKNRDVPLAAPGFTARTRLEPVGVVGLIVPWNFPLVTSAWKLAPALAAGCTVVLKPSEITPLIEQAYGQIAEVLGLPAGVLNIVGGKAETGAALSGHNGLDKLSFTGSNGVGSQVMRAAAAQCRPVTLELGGKSAIVVFDDCDVDQAVEWIVAGITWNAGQMCSATSRLLVQDGIADALLPRLQAALAALRVGNPLSEEVDMGPLTSQAQWLKVAGYFATAREEGLECLAGGTALDRDGWFVSPTLYVDVPVSSRLWGEEIFGPVLCARRFGSEAEAIAQANDSRFGLVATVCSADLERAERVADALEVGHVWINSVQAVFVETSWGGTKGSGIGRELGPWGLSGYQSVKHVTRCLG; from the coding sequence ATGACCACTCCTCACTACATCGACGGCCGCTGGGTCGAAGGCCAGGGCAGCGACTGCATCGTTGTCCACAACCCGTCCGACGGCCAGCCGTTCGCCGAACTGATGGCCGCCAGCAGCGCCCAGGTCGACCAGGCCGTGGCCGCTGCGCGCCGTGCCCTGACGTCCTGGAAGACCGTCAGCGCCACCGAGCGTGCCAACTACCTGCGCGGCTTCGCCGAACAGCTGGGCCAGCGCCGCGACGACTTGATCGCCCTGCAGATGCGCAACAACGGCAAGCCGCGCCACGAGGCCGAGATCGACCTGGACGACGCCATCGCCACCTTCGCCTACTACGCCGACCTGGCCGAGCAGCTACCGGCGAAAAACCGTGACGTGCCCCTGGCGGCGCCGGGCTTCACCGCCCGCACCCGCCTTGAGCCGGTGGGCGTGGTCGGCCTGATCGTGCCGTGGAACTTCCCGCTGGTAACCAGCGCCTGGAAGCTCGCCCCGGCCCTCGCGGCCGGCTGCACCGTGGTGCTCAAGCCCTCCGAAATCACCCCGCTGATCGAGCAGGCCTACGGCCAGATCGCCGAGGTGCTGGGTCTGCCGGCCGGCGTGCTGAACATCGTGGGCGGCAAGGCCGAGACCGGCGCTGCGCTGAGCGGCCACAACGGCCTGGACAAGCTGTCGTTCACCGGCAGCAACGGCGTCGGCAGCCAGGTGATGCGCGCCGCCGCGGCCCAGTGCCGGCCAGTGACCCTGGAGCTGGGCGGCAAGTCGGCCATCGTGGTGTTCGACGATTGCGATGTCGACCAGGCCGTGGAGTGGATCGTCGCCGGCATCACCTGGAACGCCGGGCAGATGTGCTCGGCCACCTCGCGCCTGCTGGTGCAGGACGGCATCGCCGATGCCCTGCTGCCGCGCTTGCAGGCGGCACTGGCGGCGTTGCGCGTGGGCAACCCGCTATCTGAAGAAGTGGACATGGGACCGCTGACCAGCCAGGCGCAGTGGCTGAAGGTCGCCGGCTATTTCGCCACCGCCCGCGAAGAAGGCCTGGAGTGCCTGGCCGGCGGCACCGCGCTGGACCGCGACGGCTGGTTCGTCAGCCCGACGTTGTATGTGGATGTACCGGTAAGCAGTCGCCTGTGGGGCGAAGAAATCTTCGGCCCGGTGCTGTGCGCGCGGCGCTTCGGCAGCGAGGCCGAGGCCATCGCCCAGGCCAACGACAGCCGCTTCGGGTTGGTCGCCACCGTGTGCTCCGCCGACCTGGAACGCGCCGAGCGCGTCGCCGATGCGCTGGAGGTGGGGCATGTGTGGATCAACTCGGTGCAGGCGGTGTTCGTCGAGACCTCGTGGGGCGGGACCAAGGGCAGCGGGATCGGGCGTGAGCTCGGGCCTTGGGGGCTTTCGGGATATCAGTCGGTGAAGCATGTGACGCGGTGCTTGGGGTGA